From the genome of Flavobacterium ovatum, one region includes:
- a CDS encoding PKD domain-containing protein — protein MKPFLFYVILFASVLITAQTKVKDTVTRRAIIGYIQTGNQVNFKPELPPLIPISGAPKPSFSYLWEMGDGTYSKEAEPKHVYKNKGTYNARLAVTNNYDNGKPPATRPKKVVINDISSPANTAIAAITDPSSFNLQKNCDPIPEEEMVVIMSYQNTENYVSNGKLYLFYNETQFKSNNFDLVDFRTHAGEREVKENTFAIANDNNDSNRFLASNETYKPIQKYRNTTNELDLETTLAIAKKEYHQVHILEMDEMNPNEVRNVFYTFKTTPEMLKDTSATVTIRGVFVPNRSYKNHKVKNLEMEIVTSHDPNKMGSSGSFINYRFVRFKRIDFKTRFQNNGEGPARMIRLETDIPDMFDKKTFKIEDMYPKCPICPKNEVTTTSCLDTIIKQKQIFFTFKNIYLPGSTQKNVHEKDSTKGFVKYSMKFNKDFHKVNTKSRTAIIFDKNEPIITNYATTRFLPGISIGAKAGYNYYPSLNNSTSYFVGATISPFKSYRFYWQAELINSIHNYKSETTTSEGFVENSATNRQYRKTTSTTKNTNINNEIPLLIRYNINNFIGIGAGVQANINTSSKQEQNSKIEIYENEKASFLISTKEETVTSNKSFTDVKTGLLFDLTIGAARIGPSVGARYVMNFKENFNYFQFYGIWKF, from the coding sequence ATGAAACCATTTTTATTTTATGTTATTTTATTTGCATCAGTCCTAATTACGGCTCAAACAAAAGTAAAAGACACCGTTACCCGTAGAGCCATAATCGGTTATATTCAAACAGGTAATCAAGTCAATTTCAAACCTGAACTCCCACCTTTAATTCCAATTTCTGGCGCACCCAAACCTAGTTTCTCCTACCTATGGGAAATGGGCGACGGAACCTACAGCAAAGAAGCAGAACCTAAACACGTGTACAAAAACAAAGGTACTTACAATGCCCGTCTTGCCGTAACCAATAATTACGACAATGGAAAACCACCCGCCACCCGACCAAAGAAAGTCGTTATAAATGATATCAGTAGTCCCGCTAATACTGCAATAGCAGCTATTACTGACCCTAGTAGCTTTAACCTTCAAAAAAATTGCGATCCCATTCCAGAAGAAGAAATGGTCGTAATTATGAGTTATCAAAACACCGAAAACTACGTTTCTAATGGAAAACTCTATCTTTTTTACAACGAAACCCAATTCAAAAGTAACAACTTTGACTTAGTCGATTTCCGTACCCATGCAGGCGAAAGAGAAGTGAAAGAAAATACTTTTGCAATAGCAAATGACAACAATGATAGCAATCGTTTTTTAGCTTCGAATGAAACCTACAAACCCATTCAAAAATATCGAAATACAACCAATGAACTGGATTTGGAAACTACTTTGGCAATAGCCAAAAAAGAATACCACCAAGTTCATATTTTGGAAATGGATGAAATGAACCCAAACGAGGTTCGCAATGTGTTCTATACTTTTAAAACCACGCCCGAAATGCTCAAAGACACTAGTGCCACCGTGACCATTCGAGGTGTTTTTGTCCCTAATAGAAGCTATAAAAACCACAAAGTAAAAAACCTTGAAATGGAAATAGTAACTTCTCATGACCCTAACAAAATGGGCTCTAGCGGAAGTTTTATCAATTACCGCTTCGTGCGCTTCAAAAGGATAGACTTCAAAACACGCTTTCAAAATAACGGAGAAGGACCTGCGAGAATGATTCGCCTAGAAACCGATATCCCTGATATGTTTGATAAAAAAACATTCAAAATTGAGGATATGTATCCTAAATGCCCTATTTGTCCAAAAAACGAAGTAACAACGACTAGTTGTCTTGATACCATCATTAAGCAAAAACAAATTTTCTTCACTTTCAAAAACATCTATTTGCCTGGAAGTACTCAAAAAAATGTACACGAAAAAGACAGCACCAAAGGATTTGTGAAGTATTCCATGAAATTCAACAAGGACTTTCATAAGGTAAATACCAAAAGTAGAACGGCTATTATTTTTGATAAAAACGAGCCCATTATTACCAATTACGCAACTACACGATTTCTACCCGGAATTTCCATAGGTGCCAAAGCAGGTTACAACTACTATCCTAGCTTGAACAACTCCACGAGTTATTTTGTTGGAGCGACTATTTCGCCATTTAAATCGTATCGTTTTTATTGGCAAGCAGAACTGATCAATAGTATTCACAATTACAAATCGGAGACTACTACTAGTGAAGGATTTGTTGAAAATTCAGCTACTAATCGACAATACCGAAAAACCACCTCAACTACAAAAAACACAAATATCAATAACGAAATCCCCTTACTGATACGTTACAACATCAACAATTTCATCGGCATTGGTGCAGGGGTTCAAGCAAACATAAATACTTCCTCAAAGCAAGAACAAAATTCTAAAATAGAAATATACGAAAATGAAAAAGCCTCTTTTTTAATTAGCACTAAAGAAGAAACAGTAACATCAAATAAGAGCTTTACCGATGTTAAAACAGGATTACTTTTTGACCTTACAATTGGAGCGGCACGAATTGGCCCAAGTGTAGGAGCTCGTTATGTGATGAACTTCAAAGAAAACTTTAACTATTTCCAGTTTTATGGGATATGGAAGTTTTAA
- a CDS encoding sigma-70 family RNA polymerase sigma factor has product MASLTAHPDQMYIEGLASNNSVIIQSIYKKFVPKVIHYIRNNSGDEDQAQDVVQEVLILLFDQAKAKKLTLTCPFDAYFFLLCKRKWLNELKKTSNKGVTIADDFGSINEANDDLVTQTEVFEEKQQLFDAMFKKLGEKCQEVLKLSFVLKSMEEVAEKLNVTYGYVRKKKSLCTGQLTQWIQESSQYQTLK; this is encoded by the coding sequence ATGGCCTCATTAACTGCACATCCTGACCAAATGTATATCGAAGGACTAGCGTCGAATAACTCTGTTATCATCCAGTCTATCTATAAAAAGTTTGTTCCTAAAGTTATTCATTATATTAGAAACAATTCTGGAGACGAAGATCAGGCGCAAGATGTGGTTCAGGAAGTACTTATTTTATTATTTGATCAGGCTAAAGCCAAGAAGCTCACTTTGACTTGTCCGTTTGATGCGTACTTTTTTTTGTTGTGTAAAAGAAAGTGGCTTAATGAATTGAAAAAAACATCGAATAAAGGGGTAACAATTGCGGATGATTTTGGATCTATAAATGAAGCCAATGATGATTTGGTCACCCAAACCGAAGTGTTTGAAGAAAAACAACAGCTTTTTGATGCCATGTTTAAAAAACTAGGTGAAAAATGTCAAGAAGTACTCAAGTTGAGTTTTGTCCTCAAATCGATGGAAGAAGTAGCCGAAAAACTGAATGTGACTTATGGTTATGTTCGAAAGAAAAAATCATTATGTACGGGTCAATTGACTCAATGGATTCAAGAATCAAGTCAGTATCAAACCCTAAAATAA
- a CDS encoding tetratricopeptide repeat protein — MKEEHYILFDQYLQGELSGVEKETFEKELKADTKLATAFEAFQEVNFQLEQKFGIEKERNAFRENLSIIAEKPAKKKKSKLRTLKPWYYSVAASVSILFGVWFFMQNSKPVFEDYNQYENAYFTERGDVNVNMKLAQEAFNAKNYDEALPQFEILVKEKPSPEIELYYGISLMEMNRMKEAEIVFKEVQAGNSIYKNKASWNLALLKLKQKDYQGCEAILKTIPADYENYDQIQELLKKLD, encoded by the coding sequence ATGAAAGAGGAACACTATATATTATTCGACCAATACCTGCAAGGAGAGCTTTCGGGTGTTGAGAAAGAAACTTTCGAAAAGGAATTGAAAGCGGATACCAAATTGGCAACCGCCTTTGAAGCTTTTCAAGAAGTGAATTTTCAGTTGGAACAAAAATTTGGAATTGAAAAGGAACGAAATGCATTTCGAGAAAACCTGTCTATAATAGCTGAAAAACCAGCCAAAAAGAAAAAATCAAAATTACGAACGCTAAAACCTTGGTATTATTCGGTGGCAGCTTCGGTGTCGATTTTGTTTGGTGTTTGGTTTTTTATGCAAAATTCAAAACCTGTTTTTGAGGATTACAATCAATATGAAAATGCTTATTTTACGGAAAGAGGAGATGTGAATGTCAACATGAAGCTGGCACAAGAAGCTTTTAATGCTAAAAATTACGACGAAGCATTACCACAATTTGAAATTTTAGTAAAAGAAAAACCAAGTCCAGAGATCGAATTGTATTATGGTATTTCCTTGATGGAAATGAATCGAATGAAAGAAGCGGAAATAGTTTTTAAAGAAGTTCAGGCTGGAAATTCGATTTATAAAAATAAAGCGAGTTGGAATTTAGCCTTGCTGAAATTAAAACAGAAAGACTATCAAGGTTGTGAAGCCATCTTGAAAACCATTCCAGCTGATTATGAGAATTATGATCAGATTCAGGAATTGTTGAAAAAGTTGGATTAG
- a CDS encoding TatD family hydrolase: METKTILTDTHTHLYSEEFNEDRNEMIQRAIDAGVSRFFIPAIDSSCTASMYELEKNHPENVFLMMGLHPTYVKDNYQEELQHVREELAKRKFYAIGEIGIDLYWDKTYLKEQQDAFRTQIQLAKQYKLPIIIHCRDAFDEIFEILEEEKSDDLFGIFHCFTGTYEQALQAISYNMKLGIGGVVTFKNGKIDQFLHQIDLQHIVLETDSPYLAPIPFRGKRNESSYIVNVANKLAEIYGVSIEEVAQKTTENSKSIFGI, from the coding sequence TTGGAAACAAAAACAATTCTTACCGACACCCACACTCATTTATACTCAGAAGAATTCAATGAGGATAGAAACGAAATGATACAAAGAGCAATTGACGCTGGAGTTTCTCGTTTTTTTATTCCTGCTATCGATTCTAGTTGTACCGCCTCTATGTATGAATTAGAAAAAAATCATCCTGAAAATGTGTTCTTGATGATGGGTTTGCATCCTACTTATGTAAAGGATAATTATCAAGAGGAATTACAACATGTAAGAGAAGAGTTAGCCAAAAGAAAATTTTATGCTATTGGTGAAATTGGAATCGATTTATATTGGGATAAAACTTATTTGAAGGAGCAACAAGATGCATTTAGAACTCAAATTCAATTAGCCAAACAATATAAATTGCCCATTATAATTCATTGTCGTGATGCTTTTGATGAAATTTTTGAAATTTTAGAAGAAGAAAAGTCCGATGATTTATTTGGGATATTTCACTGTTTTACGGGTACTTATGAGCAGGCACTTCAAGCTATTTCATACAACATGAAATTGGGAATCGGAGGTGTGGTCACTTTTAAAAACGGAAAAATAGATCAGTTTCTTCATCAGATTGATTTGCAACATATTGTGTTAGAGACAGATTCTCCTTATCTAGCTCCTATTCCTTTTCGAGGAAAGCGAAATGAAAGTAGTTATATCGTAAATGTAGCTAACAAATTGGCAGAAATATATGGTGTTTCTATTGAAGAAGTGGCGCAAAAAACTACAGAAAATTCCAAATCAATTTTTGGGATTTAA
- a CDS encoding 1-acyl-sn-glycerol-3-phosphate acyltransferase, whose amino-acid sequence MQKFDAIRPFYDSEVNEVFKKLLYHPMLKSLMDFSFPDQEEGAWRDLLSKTHSIRDFQCNFIYHSVQTLLKKSSDGLTTSGFDKLEKGESYLFISNHRDILLDTTLLNASLFEHGLVMTASAIGDNLVKKSFLMNLAKLNRNFLVQRGLAPREMLQSSKTLSEYIGHLLTHESRSVWIAQREGRTKDGNDATNPGILKMLAMGSDEENLMDYFKKIKIVPVSISYEYDPTDALKMPQILAEANNEVYVKDANEDFMTILSGALGPKKHIHIHIGDVLSDKIDVIAKENDNTNKQIQAIAQAIDDSILSNYRLWPTNYIAHDIVAKNNDFAAFYTEDEKTLFERRMEKRIDKDNPVALQSFLNMYANPVVNSLKYKDAVQG is encoded by the coding sequence ATGCAAAAATTTGACGCAATTCGACCTTTTTATGACTCGGAGGTAAACGAAGTATTCAAAAAATTACTGTACCATCCGATGTTAAAATCTTTAATGGATTTTTCTTTTCCTGATCAGGAAGAGGGTGCTTGGAGAGATTTACTTTCAAAAACGCATTCTATACGTGATTTCCAATGTAATTTTATTTACCATTCTGTACAGACTTTATTGAAAAAAAGTTCTGATGGTCTTACGACTTCTGGTTTTGATAAATTAGAAAAAGGAGAGTCGTATTTATTTATTTCGAATCACCGAGATATTTTATTAGATACTACCTTGTTAAATGCTTCCTTATTTGAGCACGGTTTAGTGATGACCGCTTCTGCCATTGGAGATAATTTAGTAAAAAAATCATTTTTGATGAATTTGGCTAAATTGAATCGTAATTTTTTGGTGCAAAGAGGTTTGGCTCCACGCGAGATGTTACAGAGCTCCAAAACTTTATCAGAATATATCGGTCATTTGCTTACTCATGAGAGCCGTTCGGTTTGGATTGCACAACGCGAAGGTCGTACCAAAGATGGAAATGACGCTACCAACCCAGGTATTTTGAAAATGCTTGCCATGGGTTCTGACGAAGAAAATTTGATGGATTATTTCAAAAAAATCAAAATTGTTCCGGTCTCTATTTCGTATGAATACGATCCAACGGATGCTTTAAAAATGCCTCAAATTTTAGCAGAAGCTAATAATGAAGTGTATGTAAAGGATGCCAATGAAGATTTTATGACCATTCTTAGTGGTGCTTTGGGACCAAAGAAACATATTCACATCCATATTGGTGATGTATTAAGTGATAAGATAGATGTTATTGCTAAAGAAAATGATAATACCAACAAACAAATTCAAGCCATTGCTCAAGCTATTGATGATTCGATATTAAGCAACTATAGATTATGGCCAACAAATTATATTGCCCATGACATTGTAGCAAAAAATAATGATTTTGCTGCTTTCTATACCGAAGACGAAAAGACACTTTTTGAACGTAGAATGGAAAAACGTATTGATAAAGATAATCCCGTTGCTTTGCAAAGTTTTTTGAATATGTATGCCAACCCTGTTGTCAATAGTTTAAAATATAAAGATGCAGTCCAAGGCTAA
- a CDS encoding asparaginase has protein sequence MQSKAKILLVYTGGTIGMSKDFETGALKAFDFGQLLQHIPELKLLDCEIESVSFETPIDSSNVDPEIWGKLASIIESNYLKYDGFIVLHGSDTMAYTASALSFMLENLAKPVILTGSQLPIGDLRTDAKENLITAIQLASLKENNTSVIQEVCLYFGYKLYRGNRTIKVSAELFSAFTSPNFPCLVESGVNLKWNKHLFLPLENQAEFKVQCSFDTNVTIIKLFPGICEKVITAILSIPGLKGVIIETYGSGNATTADWFIQLIQTAIKKGIHVVNVTQCSGGSVNMGQYETSHEMKAAGVISGSDITTEAAITKLMYLLGKNMPSKDFKTVFETSLRGEMTE, from the coding sequence ATGCAGTCCAAGGCTAAAATATTGCTTGTTTATACCGGTGGAACCATCGGTATGAGCAAAGATTTTGAAACAGGAGCTTTGAAAGCTTTTGATTTTGGTCAATTATTGCAGCACATACCAGAGCTGAAATTGTTGGATTGCGAGATTGAATCTGTCTCGTTTGAAACACCCATCGATTCGTCTAATGTAGATCCTGAGATTTGGGGAAAATTGGCTTCGATTATCGAAAGTAACTATCTTAAATATGATGGTTTTATTGTTCTACACGGATCGGATACCATGGCATACACCGCATCGGCTTTAAGTTTTATGCTCGAAAATTTAGCCAAACCTGTGATACTTACAGGCTCACAATTGCCAATAGGTGATTTGCGTACTGATGCCAAAGAAAACTTAATTACAGCGATTCAGCTGGCCTCTTTAAAAGAAAATAATACTAGTGTTATTCAGGAAGTTTGTCTCTACTTTGGGTACAAACTGTATCGCGGTAACCGCACGATCAAAGTCAGTGCCGAACTTTTTAGCGCCTTTACATCTCCAAATTTTCCTTGTTTGGTTGAATCTGGGGTGAATTTGAAATGGAATAAACATTTGTTTTTGCCTTTGGAGAATCAAGCAGAATTTAAAGTTCAATGTTCTTTTGATACTAATGTGACCATCATAAAACTATTCCCCGGAATATGTGAAAAGGTTATAACTGCTATTCTATCTATTCCTGGTCTCAAAGGTGTGATAATAGAAACATACGGTTCTGGAAACGCAACTACAGCAGATTGGTTTATACAACTCATCCAAACCGCAATCAAAAAAGGAATACATGTGGTCAATGTAACACAGTGTTCAGGAGGTAGTGTCAACATGGGGCAATATGAAACGAGTCATGAAATGAAAGCTGCTGGTGTGATTTCTGGAAGTGACATAACCACTGAAGCGGCAATCACCAAATTGATGTATTTGTTGGGTAAAAATATGCCTTCTAAAGATTTTAAAACTGTATTTGAAACTTCTTTGCGTGGCGAGATGACCGAATAG
- a CDS encoding MFS transporter yields the protein MFKALESRNFKIFFYGQSISVIGTWLQKTAVSWMVYSITNSVFLLGLVIFFSMIPSLFLSPLAGSFLKKYDRHRTMIVLQFMAMFQAGLMALVFYTKTYNIELIMALSLFQGIINSFDMICRQTMMVEIVDKKDNLANAVALNTSLSNFARIAGPALAGILLHRFGADVCFVGNFLSYIPVLCSLFMMRLTYQPKSNHKIKIYEEFKEGLDYVKEEADMGKMLLLLVCSSLFVTSFITLLPVFAKDIFNGNAQTFSWFESAAGIGSLLSAIYLTNLKSRTDVTKITLAATLLLGTSMILLSFAPNLTVALLCTTFCGLGMMAQASSINIYIQLKSASHMRSRSISYFIMAYQGMLPIGSLLIGVLSHNIGTRLTVTVQGILCIITAIVFLVFKNKEKTETRTVAIKQ from the coding sequence ATGTTCAAAGCATTAGAATCTAGAAATTTTAAAATATTCTTTTACGGTCAGTCTATTTCTGTCATTGGGACTTGGCTGCAAAAGACTGCCGTGAGTTGGATGGTGTACAGCATCACCAATTCGGTATTTTTATTAGGACTTGTTATATTTTTCAGCATGATTCCGTCGCTATTCCTGTCGCCCTTAGCAGGGAGTTTCTTGAAAAAGTATGATAGACACAGAACCATGATTGTTTTACAATTTATGGCCATGTTTCAAGCGGGATTAATGGCATTAGTCTTTTATACCAAAACCTATAACATCGAATTAATCATGGCATTGAGCTTGTTTCAAGGTATCATCAACTCCTTTGACATGATTTGCCGACAAACTATGATGGTTGAGATCGTTGACAAGAAAGACAATCTAGCCAATGCCGTAGCATTAAATACAAGTTTGAGTAATTTTGCACGAATTGCAGGCCCAGCACTTGCTGGAATACTTTTGCATAGATTTGGCGCAGACGTTTGCTTTGTTGGTAATTTTTTGAGTTACATTCCGGTATTGTGCTCCTTGTTTATGATGCGATTGACTTATCAACCAAAATCCAATCACAAAATTAAGATATACGAAGAATTTAAAGAAGGACTTGATTATGTGAAAGAGGAAGCTGACATGGGGAAAATGTTGCTTTTACTAGTATGCAGTAGTTTATTTGTAACCTCATTTATCACCTTATTACCCGTTTTTGCAAAAGATATTTTTAATGGTAATGCGCAAACTTTTAGTTGGTTCGAAAGTGCTGCAGGAATCGGATCTCTTTTGTCGGCAATTTATTTGACCAATTTAAAAAGTAGAACAGATGTAACCAAGATCACCCTTGCCGCCACGCTGTTATTAGGCACTAGTATGATTTTACTATCGTTTGCTCCAAATCTAACTGTTGCGCTGCTGTGCACAACGTTTTGCGGACTCGGTATGATGGCACAAGCGTCATCCATAAACATATATATTCAATTAAAAAGTGCTTCACACATGCGCTCCCGTAGCATCAGCTATTTCATTATGGCGTATCAAGGAATGTTACCTATTGGAAGTCTACTCATTGGAGTTTTATCGCACAACATTGGCACAAGACTCACAGTAACAGTACAAGGAATTTTGTGCATTATAACTGCAATTGTATTTTTGGTATTCAAAAATAAGGAAAAAACAGAAACGAGAACAGTAGCTATAAAACAGTAA
- a CDS encoding TonB-dependent receptor, translating to MENKKTILTKKLTVLLMVAFFCSQSSIWAQINSVQGVITSAEDGLPIPGVTIFVKGTKNGTNTNFDGQYLISAKKGDILKFSYIGFETENIKVTSNKINVALIAQTKELEEVVVIGYGTVKKKELTGAVAQVKAKDIDMFVNQDIASSLQGQVAGVTVAAVSGEPGESSSIQIRGITSLGGTNTPLFVVDGIPQQGDPRLSPSEIETIDILKDAASAAVYGTRGAAGVILITTKRGKSGKVSINLDTSSGFQILGQGVPLMNTNERIAYELALLENNVPGAVNPGPHRNPDWLNNDNSFDDKVMVNGAQTNQYVLNVSGGAQNFSYNLVGGVFEQEGLVINSGFKRYNGRANTSYKNDQWAIDAGVAFSVENRLRANNSLVTNAIRSPAYFPEVDLESDIVYTDALGRGSVNNLALSMKRKDETNMDRINANISITRNITKELSFVTRLGAAVINQTRNVFSPQYTEIDIDDNESNTDPTKSFVQATSTRRTTLTWDGSLNYKKKFGNHRVGALATMSLDENSSDEFTAYKQGVINNSIEVLNGATINPDVYSGFNFKTKILGYLGRLQYDYKGKYLVSGVIRKDGSSKFAKEYRWGTFPSVSGAWNISDESFWKKYKKTVNSLKLRVSYGTVGNQSFSPYEYSSNIALGSDYIFSDQDVDVAYGAAIRSYANADVRWETSIQKNIGIDVAMFKNKVNLTADYYHTKKDDMLFPVRLPGSAGAYYDPILTLNVGDMTNKGLELSARYRERIGKSNFSVSATFTKNTNKITRMAGDIDLIYNSNSALLNGDPASVVTALAEGYEAGAFFLYETNGVIQSQEQLDAYQKFPTRATAALGDLIYVDHNGDGDITEADRHYLGSGLADYEIGFNFRWDYKNFDFYMNWYGTVGSEIMNGSKAAAYATGNHKDLVNQWTTDNPTSQIPLNKGDNKSGSFNYRGFTDQWLESGDYLRLKLLSVGYSIPSNVVNKLGISNLRIFISAQNPLTITKYSGFDPEVGGNNVARRGVDASRYPLAALYTLGVKLKF from the coding sequence ATGGAAAACAAAAAAACAATTTTAACAAAAAAATTAACAGTCCTTTTAATGGTCGCTTTTTTTTGTTCTCAATCTTCAATTTGGGCGCAAATAAATAGTGTTCAGGGTGTGATCACCAGTGCCGAAGATGGTTTGCCAATCCCAGGAGTGACTATTTTTGTTAAGGGAACAAAAAACGGAACAAATACTAATTTTGATGGTCAATATTTGATTAGTGCCAAGAAAGGAGATATTTTAAAATTTAGTTATATAGGTTTTGAAACAGAGAATATTAAGGTAACATCAAACAAAATCAATGTGGCTCTAATAGCTCAAACAAAAGAGCTAGAGGAAGTCGTTGTTATCGGTTACGGAACTGTCAAAAAAAAGGAGTTAACCGGTGCTGTTGCACAAGTAAAAGCTAAGGATATCGATATGTTTGTCAATCAAGATATTGCATCTTCCCTTCAAGGGCAAGTAGCAGGGGTAACTGTAGCTGCTGTGAGTGGAGAGCCAGGAGAGAGTTCTAGTATTCAAATTCGTGGAATTACTTCATTAGGAGGGACAAACACCCCTTTGTTTGTTGTAGATGGTATACCGCAACAAGGAGATCCTAGATTAAGTCCTAGCGAAATTGAAACTATTGATATATTAAAAGATGCGGCTTCGGCGGCGGTATATGGAACTAGAGGAGCTGCGGGGGTAATTTTAATTACAACCAAAAGAGGAAAAAGTGGAAAAGTGAGCATTAACTTGGATACTTCTAGCGGTTTTCAAATCTTAGGACAAGGAGTGCCATTAATGAATACCAACGAGAGAATAGCCTATGAATTGGCTCTTTTGGAAAATAATGTACCAGGAGCTGTAAATCCAGGTCCACACAGAAACCCAGACTGGTTGAATAATGATAACTCATTTGATGATAAGGTGATGGTTAACGGTGCTCAGACCAATCAATATGTTTTGAATGTATCAGGAGGCGCGCAAAATTTCTCATACAATCTAGTAGGTGGGGTTTTTGAGCAAGAAGGATTGGTGATAAATTCTGGATTTAAAAGATACAACGGAAGAGCAAATACGTCTTATAAAAATGATCAATGGGCTATTGATGCAGGTGTGGCTTTTTCTGTAGAAAACAGATTAAGAGCTAATAACAGTTTAGTGACCAATGCTATTCGTAGTCCAGCATATTTTCCTGAGGTAGATTTAGAGTCAGATATTGTTTATACTGATGCATTAGGAAGAGGTTCTGTCAATAATTTGGCTTTAAGCATGAAGAGAAAAGATGAAACTAATATGGATAGAATCAATGCTAATATAAGTATTACTAGAAATATTACCAAAGAATTAAGTTTTGTAACTCGACTTGGAGCGGCTGTAATTAATCAAACAAGAAACGTATTTAGTCCTCAATATACAGAAATTGATATTGATGACAATGAGTCGAATACGGATCCAACTAAAAGTTTTGTTCAAGCAACCTCTACCAGAAGAACCACTTTGACATGGGATGGTAGTTTAAATTACAAAAAGAAATTCGGGAATCATAGGGTTGGAGCTTTGGCTACAATGTCGTTGGATGAGAATAGTAGTGATGAGTTTACGGCATACAAACAAGGGGTGATAAACAATAGTATAGAGGTTCTTAATGGGGCTACGATTAACCCAGATGTGTATTCAGGCTTTAATTTTAAAACAAAAATCTTAGGATATTTAGGAAGGTTGCAATATGACTACAAAGGAAAGTATTTGGTGTCTGGAGTCATTAGGAAAGATGGTTCTTCAAAATTTGCAAAAGAGTACCGTTGGGGGACTTTTCCCTCTGTGTCTGGAGCTTGGAATATTTCAGATGAATCTTTTTGGAAAAAGTATAAAAAGACAGTCAACAGCCTTAAACTTAGGGTGAGTTATGGAACAGTAGGGAATCAAAGTTTTAGCCCTTATGAATATAGTAGTAATATAGCTTTAGGAAGTGATTATATCTTTAGTGATCAAGATGTAGATGTTGCTTATGGTGCTGCCATACGTTCTTACGCCAATGCTGATGTGAGATGGGAAACTTCTATTCAAAAAAACATTGGAATTGATGTTGCAATGTTTAAAAACAAAGTGAATCTAACGGCGGATTATTACCATACTAAGAAAGATGATATGTTGTTTCCAGTGAGGCTTCCGGGTTCTGCAGGAGCTTACTATGATCCAATTTTGACTCTTAATGTGGGAGATATGACAAATAAAGGTTTGGAATTGTCAGCAAGATACCGTGAGCGAATAGGAAAAAGTAATTTTAGCGTTAGTGCTACTTTTACCAAAAACACCAATAAAATTACGAGAATGGCTGGTGATATTGATTTGATATACAATTCAAACTCTGCTCTGCTAAACGGTGATCCGGCTTCGGTAGTTACTGCTTTGGCTGAAGGTTATGAAGCGGGTGCATTTTTCTTGTATGAAACGAATGGAGTGATACAGAGTCAAGAACAATTAGATGCCTATCAAAAATTCCCAACTAGAGCTACTGCGGCTTTGGGAGATTTGATTTATGTAGATCATAACGGTGATGGAGATATTACAGAAGCTGATAGACATTATCTAGGAAGTGGTTTAGCTGATTATGAAATTGGGTTTAACTTTAGATGGGACTATAAAAACTTTGATTTTTATATGAACTGGTACGGAACTGTAGGATCCGAAATTATGAATGGATCTAAAGCTGCGGCTTACGCTACAGGTAATCATAAGGATTTGGTTAATCAGTGGACAACAGATAACCCAACTTCTCAAATTCCGTTGAATAAAGGAGATAATAAGAGCGGTAGTTTCAATTATAGAGGTTTTACTGATCAATGGCTAGAGAGCGGTGATTATTTAAGACTTAAACTACTTTCTGTAGGATATTCAATTCCGTCCAATGTGGTTAACAAACTAGGTATTTCTAATTTAAGAATATTTATTTCGGCTCAAAACCCATTAACAATCACTAAATACTCAGGTTTTGACCCCGAAGTTGGGGGTAACAATGTAGCAAGAAGAGGAGTAGATGCTTCTAGGTATCCGTTGGCTGCTTTGTATACTTTGGGTGTTAAACTAAAATTTTAA